The Lewinella sp. 4G2 nucleotide sequence CGGTTACGGTACGACGACTTCGGTGCCAAGCGCATGATCTACGTTGTGGGTGACGAACAGAACCATCACTTCGCCACGCTCTTCGAACTCCTCAAACGCCTGGAAGAACCCTACGCCAACGGACTCTACCACCTCAGCTACGGCATGGTCGACTTACCCACGGGCCGGATGAAAAGCCGGGAGGGCACCATCGTCGACGCTGATGACCTAATGAAAGAGGTCGTCCTGGAAGCTAAACTCGCCAGCCAGGAACGGGCCGCCACCGAAGGCCTCTCGCAGGAGGAGCAGGACGCGATCATCCGGCAAATCGGGATGGCCGCGCTGAAGTTTCACATCATTAAAGTTGGCCCCCAGAAACGGATGACCTTCGACCCGAAAGAGTCGGTGGATATGCAGGGGCAAACCGGCCCCTACGTACAGAACGCCTACGTACGGACCCAAGCCGTATGGCGGAAAGCGGGATTGGATTATGACGTTTCCGCTGCAGCGGAATACACTGATCTTGCCCCGGCGGAGCGGGAACTGGCCAATCAGTTGTACGCTTTCCCGGAGCTGATCAAGGACGCCGCGGAGAATAACGACCCTAGCGTCATTGCCATGTACTGCTACGATCTGGCCAAGAGCCTACACAAGTTCTGGCACGATCATTCAATCCTGAAAGCGGAGACCCCGGCAGCGATTGCCTTCCGTTTACAATTATGTCGGGCAGTAGGCCACGCGCTTAAATCCGGTATGAACTTGCTTGGGATCGAGATGCCCACCCGCATGTAGAGCAGGTTTGTTATTCTCCGTTAGCTGGACTACATTTGCACCATGCACTTATTTACGCACAACACAATTTGGTGGCAGCATCCTCACTCCCGAGCGATCTGATGCGGCCCTGGTTTGCGTAAAACCATAAAATATTTAAGCCCGTCGGTTAGCTCCGGCGGGCTTTTTTTGTGGTCCTGCAGCTCCACTTAGACCCACCGGCGACTTCCGACATTAATTATTCTCCTTGACTGACACAGCTTCCCCGACTACCAAAACAAAGATCACCGTCCGGACCACCCGGATGACGGCGGACCACCTGACCCCGGTGCTGCTCTACCTGGCCCTCCGGGATGATTTTACGGACCCCGTTTTGCTGGAATCCAACGAGAGTCGGGACAACGAACATTACTACTCAGTCATCGGGCTGGAAACACTGGCTTCCTTCCGGGTAGCGGACGGCGTGATCCGAACCGAGGTTGTTGGCCAGCCACTAGAGACTAAACTGGCAGCTAAGGGTGTCAATACGGTATCCGATACCTTGCAGGCATTTCTGGGCAGTTTTGAGCTGCGGGGAGACGATGCGGATCCGCTCATTCAGCAGTTCAACGGCCTGGTGGGGCACACCAATTTTGAAGGGGTCCAGTACTTCGATACCCTCAAGTTTAATAACCCTAAGGTGCTGCGTGCGCCAGACATCCGCTACCATCTCTACCGGTACGTATTGGTCTTCCACCACTACCGGGATGAGTTGATGATCATCGAAAACCTGCCCGCTGGTGCTGCCAGCGAGGTCGAAAAGGTCAAGGCCGCCATCAAACGGGGTGGGGGAGTGCATCCCTTTCGCCGGCTTGGCGAAGAGTCATCTAACCTGTCCGATCAGGACTTTAAAAACATGGTGGCGAAAGGGAAATACCACTGCCGCCGTGGGGACGTTTTTCAATTGGTCCTCAGCCGCCAGTTCATGCAGCATTTTCGGGGGGATGAATTCCAGGTCTACCGTGCCCTCCGCAGTATTAATCCCAGCCCATACCTCTTCTACTTCGACTACGGAGATTACCGGATCATGGGGTCGAGCCCCGAGAGCCAAATGGTAATTGCAAAGGGGCGGGCAACGGTCAATCCCATCGCGGGTACCTACCGCAGGACTGGTAACCCCGCCGAAGACAAACGCGCAACCGAAAAACTACTGGCGGACCCCAAAGAAAATGCCGAGCACGTCATGCTGGTGGACCTGGCTCGTAACGACTTGAGCCGCCATACCAAAAAGGTACGCGTTGAAAGTTTACGGGAGGTGCACTATTACAGCCACGTCATTCACCTCGTCTCTACGGTTGTTGGGGACTTGGAATCAACCAATGAGACAGTCCGGATTTTTGGCGACACTTTTCCCGCCGGAACGCTTTCCGGCGCGCCAAAATATCGGGCGATGGAACTGATCAATCAGTACGAGAACCAGCAACGTGGCTTCTACGGTGGCGCAATTGGTTTGATCACTTTTGACGGTGGGATGAACCAGGCGATCCTGATCCGCTCCTTCTTTAGCCAGGATAATACGCTGTACTACCAGGCGGGGGCGGGAATAGTAGCTGCCTCCAACGAGGAGAGTGAATGTCAGGAGGTCTACAACAAGTTGGGAGCCCTCACGAAGGCGTTAGATAAGGCGGAAGATTTACCATTGATCTAATTTAGTTGCCGCCGATATTCAATAGATGGCACATTTGTTTTACTCATCCAAAATTTTCTCATTTTGAAAATACTTGTTCTTGATAATTACGACTCGTTTGTCTACAACCTCGTCCAGTACATCGAGGAAGAGGTAGGGGAGTCCATCGATGTCTTTAGAAACGATGAGATTGATCTTGATGAAATAGCGAAGTATGATCTCATCGTACTTTCTCCAGGGCCTGGAATTCCGGAGGAAGCCGGCATCATGCCCAACCTGATCAAAAACTACGCTGCTGAAAAAGTCATCTTTGGTGTTTGCCTCGGCCATCAGGCGATTGGAGAAGCCTTTGGCGGTGAGCTCGTGAATTTGGACCAGGTGTACCACGGTATTGAAACCACCATGGAACGCTCGACTGATGACGACGTGATCTTTGCGGAAATTCCAAAAGCCTTCAACGCCGGCCGTTACCACAGCTGGGTGATTGATCCGCAAACGATGCCCGCCGAATTGGTGCAAACTGCCACCGGCGAATTTGGCGGCGTGATGGCCCTCCAGCACCGTGAGTATCCAATATTCGGCGTGCAGTTTCACCCCGAGAGCATTATGACGGAACACGGACGGGTGATGATCAAAAATCTCATCAACTTTACCAAAAGCAGAATGGCTTCGCTCATCAAAGCTTAGTAGTAAGTGCAAGTAAATAAACTACCATGACAAAGAGACCCCACATCGACGTTGACGAGCGCGGCTACTACGGTCGGTTCGGTGGCGCCTACATCCCAGAGATGTTGCACCCCAACATTGAAGAGCTGCGTAAAACCTACCGCGAAATGACGGCGGACCCCGCCTTCAAGCAGGAATTTGACGACTTGCTCAAGGACTACGTCGGGCGGCCAAGTCCACTCTATTTTGCCAAGCGTATGAGTGAGCACTTTGGCACACAGATCTACCTGAAAAGGGAAGACCTTAACCACACCGGCGCCCACAAGATCAACAATACCATCGGGCAAATTCTTGTTGCCCAGCGCCTCGGTAAGAAGCGCATCATCGCCGAAACCGGTGCGGGGCAACACGGCGTTGCCACGGCTACGGTATGTGCCCTCGTCGGTCTCCAGTGCATCGTATACATGGGAGAGGTCGACATCGCCCGCCAGGCACCTAACGTTGCCCGCATGCGGATGCTCGGTGCGGAAGTTCGCCCTGCCATGAGTGGTTCCCGGACCCTCAAGGATGCCACAAATGAGGCCATTCGCGACTGGATCAACAACCCGGAGGATACCCACTACATCATCGGCTCCGTGGTTGGTCCGCATCCGTATCCGGATATGGTAGCGCGTTTCCAATCCGTCATCTCCGAAGAGATGAAATGGCAGCTTCAAGAAAAGCTGGGCCGCGATTATCCGGATGCCGTTGTCGCCTGCGTTGGGGGCGGGAGCAACGCCGCCGGCGCATTCTACCACTACCTCAACGACGACCGGGTGCGCCTCGTCTCCGTGGAAGCGGCTGGCCTTGGTGTTCACTCCGGTGAAAGCGCGGCTACCTCCGTCCTCGGCACGGAAGGGATCATTCACGGATCACGCACCCTGCTCATGCAGACGGACGATGGCCAAATCGTGGAACCCTACAGCATCTCCGCAGGCCTGGATTATCCCGGCATCGGGCCGCTCCACGCGTTCCTGATTGACAGCAAACGGGCGGAAGCCATTGCGGTTACCGACGAAGATGCGCTCGCCGCCGCTCTGTTCTGTTCCCGTACCGAAGGCATCATCCCCGCCCTTGAAACGGCCCACGCTTTCGCTGCTCTGGATCAGATGGAGTATGGCCCGGACGACGTCATCGTGGTTTGCCTCAGTGGTCGCGGGGATAAGGACCTCGCCGCCTTTTCTACTTACCTCGATCAAAGCGATGCCCAATGAATCGACTCACAAAACTCTTTCAGGAGAAATCCAGCAACCTGCTAAACGTCTACTTCACGGCTGGCTACCCAAAATTGAATGATACCGTCGAGATCATCACCAGTTTGGCTGATGCGGGGGCAGATCTCATCGAAGTCGGGGTCCCGTACTCCGACCCGATGGCCGACGGCGAGACTATTCAGAAGAGTAGCATGCAAGCGCTGAATAACGGCCTTACGCTGGACATACTTTTCCAGCAACTCAAAGAAGCCCGCGCCAAAACGCAGGTCCCAATGGTCTTGATGGGCTACTTCAACCAAGTGATGCAATACGGAATGGAGCGCTTCGCCAAAGCCGCCAAGGAAGCTGGTGCGGATGGACTGATTTTACCCGATCTACCCGTATTCGAGTACGAACAAGAATTCCGGCCCATCGCGGAGAAGTATGATCTCCAGGTGACCTTTCTCATCACGCCTCAGACTACGGAGGAGCGTATTCAGCAAATCGGTGCGCTTTCCACGGGCTTCATCTACGTGGTATCGAGCAGCAGCATCACCGGTAAGGCAGGAGAGATTACGGAGGAGCAGAAAGCCTATTTCGCGCGTATTGCCGCGCTCGATCTACCTCAACCGAAACTCATCGGCTTTGGAATTAGTGACGCCAAATCATTCCGGACCGCCTGTGAATACGCGAACGGTGCCATCATCGGAAGTGCCTTCATTCGTGCGCTTGCGGGGCAGGAAGACGTCGCCACAGCAACGGAACGCTTCGTCCACGGCATTCTGGAACCCGTTGCTTAGTGGACCAACGCACCAAGCTAATCGTCGTTGGTGGGCCCACCGCTAGTGGGAAGACCAGGCTCGCCATCGAACTCGCTCAGCATTACGGGACGGAGATCATCAGCGGTGATAGTCGGCAGTTCTACCGGGAGATGTCCATCGGTAACGCGCGGCCGAATGCATCAGAATTAGCGGCTGCGCCCCATCATTTTATCGCGGACCGAAGCGTCACGGAGCCACTCGCTGCCGGCCGGTTCGCCGCCGAAGCGCTCGAACTGTACCAACAAAAGTTTACTACCGTCAGTCACCTCATCCTCGTGGGGGGCAGTGGTTTATTTCTCCGCGCGTTTGCCGAAGGCCTGGACGAATTTCCTGCAGTGACCAATGCGGCGCGGTCGCAGGTGCAAAGCTGGTGGGATGGGGGAGGCCTCGAAGAATTGTTGACCCACCTGAATACGCTGGATCCGAACTACGCGAAGGTAGTTGACCGCCAAAATCAGCGACGGGTACAAAGGGCGCTCGAAGTAAGTGTGACGGCGGGTCTACCTTACTCCTCCTTCCTGGGGAAGCGCCCACAGCGGCCCTTCCAACCCATCTACCTGACGACAGATCTTCTCCGACCGGAGCTGTACGACCGGATCAACCGCCGCGTAGATCTGATGCTGGAGGCTGGACTACAGGAGGAGGTTAAGTCCCTCAGTAAATACCGCCAACTAGCTTCCCTGCAAACCGTCGGCTACCGGGAGTGGTGGCCCTACTTTGCTGGGGAGTATGATCTAGAGCGAACGGTTGAACTCATCAAACAGAACAGCCGCCGCTACGCTAAGCGACAGGTGACCTGGTTCAAGAAAGATAACCTCTACGCACCTGTGCAAAATCTGGCGGAGGCCGTTCGTATTATTGACAAAACTTAACGAAGGTCTATTCGCCTCCCTTGCTGTAGCTTTCGAGGTACCCGTACTTCGGTCCTAGCTCTCCACCGACGGTGATGCTGGCGCGATCCAGAATGTCGGATTGGTCCTTTTCAAACTCAGGCAGGATCTTCTTGATGAAGGTAGCCCCGAAGGCTGCACTGGCATCGCGCGGCAATTCGCTGGGCAGGTTATCGATGGACATGACGTCGATGCAATCATCCCGGTAGGCATCCGTAGCCTTACCGGTTTGGGGATCATAACCGAAAACCGGCTCCGCAATCGTGGAAGCATACAACGTTGAGGGAACCGATGCTGCCGGCGCAATGTCACAGGTGACGTCACCGATCACTTTGATACGGAAATCATCACCTTTCATTTCCTCTTTGGTGAAGAAGGCCGGAGCCTTACCATCCCAGAAAATGCCGTTCACGAATACATCCGACATGGCGGCAAAGGGGGCAAATTTACTGATGAATGCTTCCCCGTCAGCGTAGAACTCCTGCTTGGTGAAGTCTTCGCCGTTGGGTAAAGCTGCGTAGTCTTTTACTTTCAGCTGAGTAAACACAGATTTGCCTTTTCCGTCCAGATAGTCCTCGGGAGTCACCTTTTCGAATCCTATGTCGGTGAGTACCTGAGCCGCACCTTTTCCAACTCTTCCGGTACCGGTGAGTACGACCCGTATAGGCGGTAATTCCAGTTTAGCGTAGGCTTCCTTAGCGGCTTCGTAATCAAACAGGTCTTTGAGGCGGGGGAGGAAGAAGGCTCCGGTCCGGTTGCCGTAGGTCCAAATAGCGTTGTGGGCGCCCACCATGCCAGCCCAGTAGCCAAAGGCGATCAGGCGCCGCCCTCGGTCATCAGTAAGGTATTCGTAATCGATCATCCGGATGCCTTTATCCAAGAGGGCCCGCATCAGCTTCTGGTTATACGGTTGCTCTTTAGCGACGTGGGCGAAAAAGCAGTAGGTCTTCCCCGGAATGAGTTGATCGATCGGTACTTCCTTTACGCCTAGTAGCAACTCCCGGTCATTGATGTCCTCAACGATGGGGACGCCCAAATCCGCGTATTCACTGTCTTTGAAGACGCGCCCTTCGCTGGGTTGCACTACGATGTCGATACCCCGACTTTTTAGTTCCGCTACCTGTTCGGGAGTTAACGGCACCCGGCTATCTGGTGGGACTTTTCCTTCTCGGATTACGGCGATGGTAGGGTAGGGCATTGTTAGTCTTTTTACTGCCGCCAAAGGTAATTGCTTTGGGACAAGGATGCCTTTTCCATTTATGATTGTTGGAGAGACTTTAGACGTTGGATTTTAGATTTTAGACAGCGCCGTCTGAGCTTTAAAATCTAACTTAATAAGGTCTCATTACGGGACGGGCACCTGCCCTTGCACCGGCGGGAGCTTTCGAAACCTATCCGCCCAACCAATGTCAAGCAGTGTGTACCTGCTTGAGAGGCGGTCTTGAAGGTAATAGACGGAGATGGCTACGAGCAGGCCCAGGACGGCTCCAGCGGTCACGTCTCGCAAGAAATGATAGAGCAGGTACATTCGGCTGAAGCCTACCATGACCGCGATGGCTAGACAGACCAAAGACACGCTCAATTTGCCGCGGCGGGCGTTGAAGGCGAGAAATCCATACAGCGCAAAAGCGGAGGCGGTATGCCCGCTGGGGAAGCTGCTGAAGGCGTCCCAACTGCGCCATTCTTCTTCGAAGTGGTTCAGGCCGTGCCAGACCTCCTCGTAATTATCGAAGAACCAACGCATGGGGCGGGCCTGGCCGAAGTATAGTTTCGCTAAGCCCGCCAGGATGCCGGCGACCGCGCCACTCACCACGGAAAAGATCGCCTTCCGGTAGCTGAAGGCACTTACAATCAGAACGACGGCAACGTAAGCGACAGGCTCGGCGAAGTGAGTCCCAACCTTAAAAAAGACATCGTAAGCAGGGCGGCGTAGCTGATTGATGGCAATTAGGGCATCCCCCTGGTTGGAAGTGAACAACAAGTAAGAGTTACCCAGCACCAGCAGAAGCGCCACCACCAGAAAAGGCCAGTTTTGCTTAGCAAACTGACTGGGCCAGCGTTCCGTCCGGACTTGGGGTTTGGGGGCGATCATCGGGTCGCAATATCGGGCTTCCGTGAGCATTCCCCTGCAACAACCTCCCCGTGTTGTTCCCTGTCCGTCACTTCAGGTATCCTACTAAGTATCCGCTACCGTCCACCGTTTGGTAATTACCCTTTGTTACTTGCTCACTTCCTCGGCACCTGCGGCAGCGCCCTCATCTTTCTTACCGAAAATCCGCTTGAAGAAGTTTTTGATGGGTGCCAAGGCAGCATCTGTGTCCACCAACTTGGCGTCCTTCATGGCGCGGGAGGTGATGTAGAGGCTGACCGGAAAGAGGATGATGCAGGGGAGCCACCCGGCCAAAGCGGCATCTACCACGAAGCTTTCCGCGAGTTTGCGACAAAAGATCGTGAGGATGATGAAAATGACGAAGAAGATGATGCTGACGAGAATCGGATAACCGAACCCTCCTTTTCGAACAATGGCACCCATGGGTGCGCCAATGAAAATGAAGATGATGCAGACCAGGGCCATGCTGTACTTCATGTGCATGTCGTAGATGTACTTGACCCGCGTTTCGTAGATGCTGGGCAAAATCCGCTGGACCGAACTGGCCTGACTGACAACGGACCGCATGGCGGAGCGGCTACGATTGTAGATGCGCGAACGCGATTCCCACTTCACCGAATCCACCAGGCGCTCAATGCCGGGCCAATCTTTGGAGGCTACCACCAGTACGTTGAGGCGGGCTTTGGCCAATCGAGCCGAATCCTTCTCGACCTCCGTTTGGGTGACGACTTCCATGTTCTCCTGGTCGGCCAGTTCCTCCGTTACCGTCCGCTGCGCTTGGGCATTAAGGGCAGCGTTGGCGATGGAATCAGCCCGCGCTTTGCTGCTCTTCACGGATTCTGGTGCCGTCCCCTCCAAGGTTTTATCGACGAACTTCGGCGCATCCTTTTCTCGGTAGACCACCGTATCCCGCCGGAGTTGCGGTAGATAGCTGACGGTATGGTTGCTGATGGTCTGCTTACGCACTTTGATGTCTGTATCGATAGAGTCAACCCCTGCCTGCAGCTGCCAGGTCGCCAGCATGGACCGGTTGGTCGCAAACAATGATGGGTCCGTTTCATTGAGGGCGAACTCACTGAGGTCGAACACTTTGCGGTATTCATCGAAGTAGGTACGGACGTAGGGAAGGGATTTCCGGGCCTTGCCGGTCGGCCGCCGTTCGGAATACTGCACACCGGAATCGAGCCGCATGATCATCTCCTGGCCGTCGTCGGTGGTAAACATTTCTCCGGTCTCCGCGGTGATCTGAGCGAGTTCACCGGTTGCTGCTTTGGTGTGGTCGTAGATGAGGACATCGGCAATATCGCGGCCATTCGTGTTGCGCTCACCGAGGCGGATGGCGAATTGGCTGAAGTCGGTATTGAACAAGCCGGCCTCCATATTGAGCGTGGGCTTCTTCTGGTTGATGTCGTACATCCGGGCCCCAAATTGCAAATTGGCGGCGGGGATGACGTAATCCGATACCGCAAAGCTGGCCCCGGCGGCGAGGACGCCGAAAACGATCAGCGGTGCCATGATCCGCAGCAAGCTGGTGCCCGCACTCTTGATGCTGGACAACTCATAGTGCTCGGCCATCCCACCCAGCACCATCACGGAAGAGATCAGTAAACCTAATGGCAGCGCCAACGGGACGAGCCCGACGCACTTATAGGATAGCAACTCCATTACTGTAAAGAAACTCAGCCCCTTACCGGCGATCCGCTCCAGGTACTGCCAGAGCGCCTGCATGATGAGGACGAACATGGCAATGGCAAAGGTCACCAGGAAGGGACCAATGAATTGCCGCGTCATGAGTTTATCGAGTTTCTTCAATGCTTGGAGCAGTCAGTAATTGGTAGACGCCGCGCGGACGAATTTAGTCGCCGCCACCAGTCTTAAAACTTTCTTAATTGTGGGATAATGGAAAGCCCGCCGTCACGGTTGTAACGGCGGGCCAAAGGTAGATTAGTTTCAGGCGTTTCGATCAAGCTTTGCTCAGATCATCTTTAATCGCGTTGTACTCCGCCCGGGTCGGTACTTGTTCGGTTTCCTTCAAGGTAGAAACCGCGTTGCGCGCCTCGGTGGGCGACATTTCTTCGGTTCGATGCCCATCCATGCCCTCCCGAGCGATATTGTAATTGGAATCATTGACAACGTGGCTGCGGGGATCGTGCTGGGCAGCAGCGCGCTCGGCCTGTTCGCGTTTTACCTTTAGGTAGTAGAGAACCATGCCGAGTAGAATTACGGCAATTCCAAGTAGGTAGGGCCAGTCAGCGGCCAGGTTGGTATCGTAGAGGAGGTACATGCACTCGTAGTTTAGTCACTACTAAAACCCATACGCTAAACCCCATGTTTGCTTTTGTCCGCGTCAGCATCGTGTTAGCCCGCTAAACCAGCTTGATTTAGCACCCAAGCGTAGTCCCGCGCCACTTCTTTGATGGCGTCGAAACGGCCTGAGGCGCCGCCGTGGCCCGCTTCCATGTTGGTGTTCATCACGAGTTCGTTATCGTTGGTGCGAAGTTCGCGGATCTTGGCGATCCACTTAGCGGGCTCCCAGTATTGGACCTGGCTGTCGTGCAGACCAGTCGTGATCAGTAGGTTGGGGTAGTCCTGAGCTTTGACCTGGTCGTAGGGGCTGTAACTGAGCATGTATTCGTAATACTCCTTTTCATTGGGGTTACCCCACTCATCGTATTCCCCCGTGGTAAGGGGGATGCTGTCATCGAGCATGGTCGTCACCACGTCCACGAAGGGGACCTGGGCGACTACGCCGGCCCAGAGATCGGGGCGCTGGTTGATGATGGCGCCCATCAGCAAACCACCGGCGCTGCCACCCATGGCGAAGAGATTTTCCCTGCGGGTGTAGTTGTTGGCAATCAGCCATTCCCCGGCGTCGATGAAGTCATTGAAGGTGTTCTTTTTCTTGAGGAGCTTGCCGTCTTCGTACCAGTGGCGGCCCATTTCTTCGCCGCCGCGGATGTGGGCGATCACGAAGATGAAGCCGCGGTCCAGCAGCGAAAGTCGGGTGGAGGAGAAGTAGGGGTCCATACTGTGGCCGTAGCTACCGTAGGCGTAGAGTAGGAGGGGGGCTTCCCCGTTTAGTTCGGTGCCCTTTTTGTAGACGATGCTTAGCGGCACCTGGGTTCCGTCCCGACTTTCGGAGAAGCGGCGTTCGCCTACGTAATTGTCCGGGCTGAAGGTGCCCAGAACCGGTTGCTGCTTAAGTAAGACTTGCTCGCGCGTCTCCAGGTCGTAATCATACGTCGAGGCCGGCGTAGTCATCGATTGGTAGCCGTAGCGCAGGGTAGTAGAGTCAAAATCCGGGTTCTTTCCGGTGTAGGCCATGTAGGCCTCGTCGTTAAAGGCGAGGTAGTAGCTGTCATCCAGCTGGACGGATTTGTCCTCCGCTAAGGGGACGACGCGCAGTTGGGTCAGCCCATTCGTACGTTCGGTCAGGACGAGGTAGTTGCGGAACAATTCTACGCCCTCCAGTAAGGTATCATCGCGGGTGGGGATGACGGTTTGCCAGTTCTCTTTTTCCGTATGGTCTTCACCGACGACCATCAGTTGAAAGTTTTTAGCGTTGAGATTGGTCAGCACGTAGAAGCGGTCTTCGATGTGGGCGATGCCGTACTCCAGGTTGCGTTCCCGGGCTTGAAACATCCTCGGCTCCGCTAGTGGCTTATCCGCCGGAATGAGTTGGTACTCGTTACTCACCGTCTGCGCGCTACCGATAATGATGTACTTGCGGCTTTTGCCCCGGTAGACGAAGGCGCGAAAGGTCTCATCTTTTTCTTCGAAGATCACCACGTCGTCCTGCGGCGCCTGGCCAATTTCGTGGCGCATGATCTTGTAGGGGCGCAGGGCTTCGTCCTTGATGGAGTAGAAAAGGTACTTGCCATCCGCACTCCAAACACCGCCGCCGGTCGTGTTGGGGATGACGTCGGGCAGGTAGTGACCGGTTTCCAAATCCTTAATCCGAATGGTGTAGATCCGCCGGCTAATTGTGTCCTCACCGTAAGCCAGGTAGCGGTTATCGTCGCTGATGGACATCCCGCCGACGTTGTAGAAGTCGTGTGGTTCTGCGAGTTCGTTGACGTCCAACAATACACTTACGTCCTTCTCGTCAACTTTCCGCCGGGTGTAGATAGGATACTGATCCTCAGTGTTATATTTGACTTGGTATTCGTAACCGCGCGAAGTGTAGGGGACGGATTCGTCGTCCTTTTTGATGCGACTCTTGATCTCTTCGAACAGGTCTTCTTCGAAGGACTTGTAGCCTTTCGTCCGCTCTTCAAACCAGGCGTTCTCGGCATTGAGGTAGTCGATCACTTCGCTGTCTTCGCGTTGGTTGAGCCAGTAGTAGTTGTCAATTCGGTCGTGGCCGTGGGCGGAGAGGGTTTTGGGTTGTTTTTTGGCTTGGGGAGCGTTCATTGGTGCTTTGGTACTTTGGTACTTTGGTGCGTTGGTATCCAAAGCACTAAAGCACCAAAGCACCAGGAGGGTTGAGTTAACTTTATAGTTCCAACTACAGGATTAGCAGAATTTCGTCAAAAAGAATCCCAATCCCCTTCCCCTTCACCCGGCACCTGCGTCAGCGCCCACGGGGCGATTATCTTTACCACATGGAGAGAATGATGCGCCAAAATTGGTGGAAAATCCTGGGCGTGCTGCTCGTCGTATACGGAATCGTGTTCGGGATGCTCGTGCCGCTTAAACCCAACTTAGTGAGCGTTTCGCCACGCAGTGCTACACCGGGAGAATCCGTGACGCTAGAGGTGATCGGTTATAACACCTCATTCTTGGGCGCTGCTCCCGATTCTGGGCGGGACGAGTTGGGCGCTCGCGCAGGTGCAAAGGCATGGGTTCGGGCGGGCGATGGCCTGGCGATCTCCGCTTCCGAAGTAAAGATCAAGGACGACCGAAGGGCTACCCTTAGGTTTGATATTCCGTCGTACCTCCCGGATGCGGAGCTGGAAGCCGGAGAAGCCAAGACCTACCCCCTCATCCTGTCGACGCCGAACGACGGTTCGTTCGTGGATGCCGTCGGTATCACCATTCGCCAAGCAAATACACCTCCCGATACAGAAACGGCTAATGCCGGATGGACCGGGGGTATAGCGAAAGGAGACCTGTATACAAGCGACAAAATGACCTTCCCGTACCGCGGCTTACTGGGGGAGACGATTCGGAACACCTACTTCCACGTGAGCCTGTGGTTTGCGATGATGTTCGTTTTTATCGCGGCTTGTACGTACGCCGTAAAGTAT carries:
- a CDS encoding LptF/LptG family permease, whose protein sequence is MTRQFIGPFLVTFAIAMFVLIMQALWQYLERIAGKGLSFFTVMELLSYKCVGLVPLALPLGLLISSVMVLGGMAEHYELSSIKSAGTSLLRIMAPLIVFGVLAAGASFAVSDYVIPAANLQFGARMYDINQKKPTLNMEAGLFNTDFSQFAIRLGERNTNGRDIADVLIYDHTKAATGELAQITAETGEMFTTDDGQEMIMRLDSGVQYSERRPTGKARKSLPYVRTYFDEYRKVFDLSEFALNETDPSLFATNRSMLATWQLQAGVDSIDTDIKVRKQTISNHTVSYLPQLRRDTVVYREKDAPKFVDKTLEGTAPESVKSSKARADSIANAALNAQAQRTVTEELADQENMEVVTQTEVEKDSARLAKARLNVLVVASKDWPGIERLVDSVKWESRSRIYNRSRSAMRSVVSQASSVQRILPSIYETRVKYIYDMHMKYSMALVCIIFIFIGAPMGAIVRKGGFGYPILVSIIFFVIFIILTIFCRKLAESFVVDAALAGWLPCIILFPVSLYITSRAMKDAKLVDTDAALAPIKNFFKRIFGKKDEGAAAGAEEVSK
- a CDS encoding S9 family peptidase, with the translated sequence MNAPQAKKQPKTLSAHGHDRIDNYYWLNQREDSEVIDYLNAENAWFEERTKGYKSFEEDLFEEIKSRIKKDDESVPYTSRGYEYQVKYNTEDQYPIYTRRKVDEKDVSVLLDVNELAEPHDFYNVGGMSISDDNRYLAYGEDTISRRIYTIRIKDLETGHYLPDVIPNTTGGGVWSADGKYLFYSIKDEALRPYKIMRHEIGQAPQDDVVIFEEKDETFRAFVYRGKSRKYIIIGSAQTVSNEYQLIPADKPLAEPRMFQARERNLEYGIAHIEDRFYVLTNLNAKNFQLMVVGEDHTEKENWQTVIPTRDDTLLEGVELFRNYLVLTERTNGLTQLRVVPLAEDKSVQLDDSYYLAFNDEAYMAYTGKNPDFDSTTLRYGYQSMTTPASTYDYDLETREQVLLKQQPVLGTFSPDNYVGERRFSESRDGTQVPLSIVYKKGTELNGEAPLLLYAYGSYGHSMDPYFSSTRLSLLDRGFIFVIAHIRGGEEMGRHWYEDGKLLKKKNTFNDFIDAGEWLIANNYTRRENLFAMGGSAGGLLMGAIINQRPDLWAGVVAQVPFVDVVTTMLDDSIPLTTGEYDEWGNPNEKEYYEYMLSYSPYDQVKAQDYPNLLITTGLHDSQVQYWEPAKWIAKIRELRTNDNELVMNTNMEAGHGGASGRFDAIKEVARDYAWVLNQAGLAG
- a CDS encoding cytochrome c biogenesis protein, which codes for MMRQNWWKILGVLLVVYGIVFGMLVPLKPNLVSVSPRSATPGESVTLEVIGYNTSFLGAAPDSGRDELGARAGAKAWVRAGDGLAISASEVKIKDDRRATLRFDIPSYLPDAELEAGEAKTYPLILSTPNDGSFVDAVGITIRQANTPPDTETANAGWTGGIAKGDLYTSDKMTFPYRGLLGETIRNTYFHVSLWFAMMFVFIAACTYAVKYLRRSRGQHITETSIVSYRDRADFWSVAFTSVGMLFGILGLLTGALWAKYTWGSFWSWDIKQFTTLIALLIYAGYFALRAAIQDPEQRARLSASYNIFAFAALIPLIYIIPRISGNSLHPGAAGNPALGGEDLDNTMRMIFYPIIIGWTLMGFWMAGIKYRLTVAQEKLDLRHS